In Myripristis murdjan chromosome 18, fMyrMur1.1, whole genome shotgun sequence, the sequence CTTACCTCTGTTTTTGAGGAAATAAGCTAGGATGGCAGACACGATTAGAAGAGCTGCAAAGGTCACACCAAACAGGACCCAACCGGATGGTGAAGATCCAAGATTCTCTTCAcctaagtaaagagaaatgtGCTTGTTTCAAGTTATAAATatcatacaaaaacacaaaactggtACACATATACGTGCActgggacagacacacatacacgagATTTAGTCCCACAGAACAAACTCTTTACCCTGTGCATTTGTTTGGACAGGTCCCTGTAGGTGCAGCGCTGCCTCCCAGTTCTCCTCTTCATGCAAGCCTATAGAGCAGAACACcttggagggagaggagaccaGACGCGAGCTGTGGACAGACACCAACCCGCTGGTCTCAGTGTTGTGTGTCAAGACTTTTGGGGTCTCAACCTTCCCCTGCTCTGACCACCGCAGCCAAGGCTTTGGATACCAGCCCTCTGAACTGCAGCTCACATTCACCGTGCCGTTGACGTTCCACTGCGGCGACAAGACAGGAGGGCTGCCCACTTCTGCCAAACAGGAATGATGGAAACATAGGGAAGGAAATGTGACCAATAGTGGAGggacaatgcaaaaaaaaaaaaaaatgcagtgtccTATGagatctgttttgtgttttcctacTTTACAGCACTCACTTATCACATTGAGTTGGACAGTTCCTTTGTCATAGCCCTGATCACTGCTGACATAACAGGTGTACACTCCTGCATCTCTGAGTGTGACATTCACCAGCTCCAGAGACACATCGCCCGCCTTCAGCCCGCTGGACGTTGCATCACGCAGGCCGAAAGCAGCCCGATCCACATACTGGGAGCCATGATGGACTTGTCTCCCTTGGTAAGACAGGAGTGGGGCGTCAAATGTGTCACGAAGGAACCAGCGCACATCTAGGCTCTCTGCGCTTTTTGGAGGATTGAGCCAACACGGTAACGTGGCTGTGTGGCCCTGATGCACTGACACCGGGACCCCAGAGACTGACACCGCAATGTTTTCTGTGAAAGTGAAATTGGTGACATGAATCGGGTTATTTtgtggagacagagaaagtgatAGTGAAAGAAGCCATGAGACAAAATCCCCAGATCAATCATTCAAACAACTCAACCACCAGAATATTTAtaggttgctttttaaatacaAGAACACGAATCACTGCTCATAGAATCATACAATAATATTTTGTTCAACTGTGGACAACTGTGGATTGTAGCTATCCATAATAACATAGgcacaataataatatttgcACTTAAATAGAGTTTGCATGCTactaaaagcaaaataatagaGTAGCttactcataaagactaaactatgaaaaagcaaagacaaaagGTATTAACTGAGGGTAAAATAACTATTAGTGGCAGtaataaatgggaaaaaagacGCCACATGAAAGCGAACATATATCCACTTCCTATAAAAACTGAAGTGTATACAGAAAGTGGTTTCTGAGGAGAAGTTGCTCACCAGTTGCAGTAGTAGAATGAGGTGTAAACAAAGCAGCAAGGAGGGACAAATGCAGCATCTTAGCATCTGGAGAAGAGAATAGTATAGCAGTAGGtatgcaataaaacaaacaaacaaacaaacaaacaaacaaacactagaAAGTCGCACTGATGAAGCCTTATTTGCACAGATCTTCCTCCTATAGGTTGCACGTCCAGCATCAAAGGCGCATATATACAATAATAGACACTGAAGGTGATCATTATATATGGAATATGACTGACAGCCGCGGGCTATTATGACTCAGATGATCAGCCGCGCCAAATAAAATTATGGCCTACCCATTGTGTTGGGTCTGGAGCGCCAAGAAAACCAGGTGTTCGTGCAACTTGTGGTGCTTCCCGAAAACTACCGCCGCTTATCAGCTGGAAATCGGCATAAATTTTAGTCGGTTTCTTCGTTTGCACAAATTCCTGAAGGAAATAGCAACATTTTCTTAAAATTCTGTCGACGATCCAACGTCTCGTCCTCTGCCTTTTTACTCCccttttactttcactttcattaccaataaaaaaaaggatataTTGGAATAAGGATGGGATACAGGAAATGGGAATGGGAATAGGAATGGGGGCGCATGTGAAATAATAaagacaa encodes:
- the LOC115377069 gene encoding butyrophilin subfamily 1 member A1-like translates to MDAKMLHLSLLAALFTPHSTTATENIAVSVSGVPVSVHQGHTATLPCWLNPPKSAESLDVRWFLRDTFDAPLLSYQGRQVHHGSQYVDRAAFGLRDATSSGLKAGDVSLELVNVTLRDAGVYTCYVSSDQGYDKGTVQLNVIKVGSPPVLSPQWNVNGTVNVSCSSEGWYPKPWLRWSEQGKVETPKVLTHNTETSGLVSVHSSRLVSSPSKVFCSIGLHEEENWEAALHLQGPVQTNAQGEENLGSSPSGWVLFGVTFAALLIVSAILAYFLKNRGSRSKSDPGGGEDPVREHLLPTGADVGGFLEEARKHYVNVTLDNTENPFLRTKDGRIVRDGDVPDVPDGALVTGATSIKGASGFSSGRHYWEVLLGNEKVGFKKSWWIGVTSVTGSLEGLSGLPRASHGYWFLSSDATKGLWLNTEPVVLLPVQSTPQTLGVYLDYDSGKLSFYSAGDKRHIATVECSFKGEVFPFFNPGKGDAAPMEIVHREEVESSHDEHV